From Pseudomonas sp. stari2:
CGGCATGCCGCCGTTGTGCACCAGATCCTTGGCCAGATGCGAGAGACCGTCGAGCAGGCTCTTGCCGCCGGTCTCGAAGAAGCGTTTGACCGCCGCCGGGTTGGCCATGCTGTTGGTCGGCGCCATGGCTTCGGTCATCAGGTTGATCACGAAGTGGCCGCGCGCGATGTCCTTGGGCGAGAGGCTGCTGTCGTCGATCCAGGCATGGAGTTCCTTGCGCCATGCCAGATAAGTTTGCAGATAACGTTTGTACAGCGGGTTCTGACTCCACGCCGGATCGACAAAGCGACGGTCATCGCCCGCCGGTTGCAGTTCTGATTTGCCGAACAGCACGTTCTTCAGTTCGAGGCCGAACCGGGTGACGTGCGTGACACTATGGATCGGTTGTTTGATGGCCTGGGTCAGCACCATTCGAGCAGAGGCCAGCAGATCCTTTCCGCGAAGCCCAACGACAGGATTCAGCCCCAGGGTGTTTTCCGAGGCCTGGTACTTCAAATCATCGTTATTCTTGTTACTCATCTACGACGCTCCATTGTCCTGAGACGAGTACCCGGTTTCTGCTGTGCAGTTCCACAGCCAATGCCAGGTACTACTGCTCGGGTGACCGTTGATTCTGCATAGCTGCTTTACAGTCGTAGAGCACTGCAGGGAACTTGCCAGCTCCATTGGTTACCCGAGTTTAATTTTTTTCGCAAGCAGCCGATCCCGGGCCGCTTTAGCGGAGCATTCAAACAGATGAATCTAGAAAATGCCCTCTAAACAGTCCGAGGCGCGGACTAGAGCATCAGCTTGACGACGGACTGATCCGGGTCGCGGGTTTTGCCGGCGGCTTTGAGTTCGGCCAGATAATCCGCCCAGAGTGCGTCATAACGTCGCCCCAGCTCGTACAGGTAATCCCAGGTGAACAGACCGCTGTCGTGACCGTCGTCGAAGGTCAGTTTCAGTGCGTACTGACCGGCCGGTTCTACCTTGGTCAGGCCGACGTGCAGTTTGCCGAATTGCAGGATCGGTTTGCCGTGGCCCTGGACCTCGGCGGAAGGGGAGTGCACGCGCAGGAATTCGGCGGGCAGGGTGTATTCCTCGCCGGACGCGTATTTGAGCGACAGGGTTTTCGAGGCTTTGTGCAGTTTGATGTCGGTGGGGAGTTGGGTCATCGCCGG
This genomic window contains:
- a CDS encoding gamma-butyrobetaine hydroxylase-like domain-containing protein; this translates as MTQLPTDIKLHKASKTLSLKYASGEEYTLPAEFLRVHSPSAEVQGHGKPILQFGKLHVGLTKVEPAGQYALKLTFDDGHDSGLFTWDYLYELGRRYDALWADYLAELKAAGKTRDPDQSVVKLML